The following proteins come from a genomic window of Paucimonas lemoignei:
- a CDS encoding Rhs element Vgr protein: MSTQANRASFTLDIAGIEHDLRVLEFHAQEAISRPFSARIELVSERANLDLEALLHRQAYLRFDGFLNGGGNGLHGQVGEISQGDSGKRFTHYFIQLVPNLKRLEYRSNHRIFQNRSVPDIIGQLLKDHGILADEYAFKLREPCKAREYCTQYHETDLHFLRRLCEEEGLHFHFQHSPDKHLLVFADDPIQLPIVQAPVLYKQGSGLVGEAPVISSFRLRLATRTGKVARQNYHFEQPTVDLLKSADGEGRKDLEDYAYPAAYTDGDTGGRQARKALERHRSDYRQASGESDQPALISGHLFQLEHPNPDWNAQWLLTSVVHTGKQPQVLEEFANHVVMPGEFSQGYRNSFEAIPGLTAFRPPLKHPKPRLLGSQHALVTGPPGEEVHCDEYGRVKVKFFWDREGGLNEHSSCWLRVATGWAHDQYGAAMIPRVGMEVVVGYFESDPDQPYVQACLPNATTRVPLNLPAQKTQTLLKTQSSPSGAGYNELRIEDAKGREEIAIRAQRDWSELVLNDQSIQVDNQRSVLVAGLSSHELKADEHHLTHGARNTKIGEDDSLTVVGSQHIEASSYLVSAFAQVHLESSKSNVVINAGLSATIKAGPHWIHISPAGIFSSVPILPGGVPTPGMPAAPALPSALLPKVPLPGAPSLVPYQQSRNVERGEGYCRRCAEARKGAL; encoded by the coding sequence ATGTCGACCCAAGCCAATCGCGCCTCGTTTACGCTGGATATTGCTGGTATCGAGCACGATCTTCGTGTGCTGGAATTCCACGCCCAGGAGGCAATCAGCCGGCCGTTCAGTGCGCGGATTGAGCTGGTCAGTGAGCGGGCCAATCTTGATTTGGAAGCGCTGCTGCATCGTCAGGCCTATTTACGCTTTGATGGCTTTCTCAACGGCGGGGGCAACGGCCTGCACGGCCAGGTCGGCGAAATCAGCCAGGGCGATTCCGGCAAGCGCTTCACCCATTACTTCATTCAGCTGGTGCCCAACCTTAAACGGCTTGAGTACCGCAGCAATCATCGAATCTTCCAGAACCGCAGTGTGCCCGACATCATCGGCCAACTGCTCAAAGACCACGGCATCCTTGCCGACGAATACGCCTTCAAGCTGCGCGAGCCGTGTAAAGCTCGTGAGTACTGCACCCAATACCACGAAACTGACCTGCATTTTCTGCGGCGCCTGTGTGAAGAAGAAGGCCTGCATTTTCACTTCCAGCACAGCCCTGATAAACACCTGCTGGTGTTCGCTGACGATCCGATCCAGCTGCCCATTGTGCAGGCGCCGGTTCTGTACAAGCAGGGCAGTGGATTGGTCGGCGAGGCGCCGGTCATCAGCAGCTTCAGGCTGCGCCTTGCTACACGCACCGGCAAAGTCGCGCGGCAGAATTATCACTTCGAGCAGCCAACCGTGGATCTGCTCAAATCCGCCGATGGCGAAGGGCGCAAGGACCTCGAAGATTACGCTTACCCGGCGGCGTATACCGACGGCGACACGGGTGGTCGTCAGGCCCGCAAAGCTCTGGAGCGCCACCGCAGTGATTACCGTCAGGCCAGTGGCGAAAGTGACCAACCGGCCCTGATCAGCGGCCATCTGTTTCAGCTCGAACACCCCAACCCGGACTGGAACGCTCAGTGGCTGCTGACCTCTGTGGTCCACACTGGCAAACAGCCGCAGGTGTTGGAAGAGTTCGCGAATCACGTTGTTATGCCCGGCGAGTTTAGTCAGGGCTATCGCAACAGCTTTGAAGCGATTCCGGGGCTGACGGCCTTCCGTCCACCGCTCAAACATCCCAAACCCCGACTGCTCGGCAGCCAGCACGCGTTAGTCACCGGGCCGCCCGGTGAAGAAGTGCATTGCGACGAATACGGGCGGGTCAAGGTCAAGTTCTTCTGGGACCGCGAGGGCGGGCTTAATGAGCATTCCAGCTGCTGGCTGCGGGTCGCCACCGGCTGGGCCCATGATCAATACGGCGCCGCGATGATCCCCCGGGTCGGCATGGAAGTGGTGGTCGGCTATTTCGAGTCAGACCCGGATCAGCCCTACGTTCAAGCCTGCTTGCCCAACGCGACCACCCGCGTGCCGCTTAACCTGCCCGCCCAAAAGACCCAGACCCTGCTCAAAACCCAAAGCAGCCCAAGTGGCGCCGGCTACAACGAGCTGCGCATCGAAGACGCCAAAGGCCGCGAAGAAATCGCCATCCGCGCGCAGCGGGACTGGTCCGAGCTGGTGCTTAATGATCAGTCGATCCAAGTGGATAACCAACGCAGCGTGCTGGTGGCCGGGCTGTCTAGCCATGAGTTGAAGGCCGACGAACATCACCTGACCCACGGCGCGCGTAATACCAAGATTGGTGAGGATGACTCGCTGACGGTGGTGGGGAGTCAGCATATTGAGGCGAGCAGTTATTTAGTGAGTGCTTTTGCGCAAGTGCATCTGGAGTCTTCCAAGAGCAATGTGGTGATCAACGCTGGCCTCAGCGCGACGATTAAAGCCGGACCGCACTGGATACATATCAGCCCGGCTGGGATTTTCAGCAGCGTGCCGATTTTGC
- the hrpA gene encoding ATP-dependent helicase HrpA, whose product MTDQTPSIDQLLNNLDHAMISDRHRLRRQSHELRKKPDEAKLAQWVAKVQASFAQVTARRDSVPVIRYDDSLPIAAKRDEIKEALLKNQVLIIAGETGSGKTTQLPKICLEIGRGQHGLIGHTQPRRIAARSVGSRVAEELGTPLGALVGYQVRFEDQSDSSTLIKLMTDGILLAETQHDRFLERYDTIIVDEAHERSLNIDFLLGYLKTLLPRRPDLKVIITSATIDLQRFSEHFNDAPIVEVSGRTFPVETWYRPLTSQQDEEGNSVEDDLTVDQAILATLDELAAFERSERKSPGDVLVFLPGEREIRDAAEMLRKAQLKHTEILPLYARLSPAEQQRIFQSHPGRRVVLATNVAETSLTVPGIRYVIDTGTARISRYSYRAKVQRLPIEAVSQASANQRKGRCGRVEPGLCVRLYSEEDFNGRPEFTDPEILRTNLAAVILQMLHLRLGEITDFPFIEPPDGKAISDGFNLLQELSAVNRENQLTPLGRQLARLPVDPRMGRMLLEAAKQGSLQEVLIVASAMSVQDARERPPERQQAADQAHAQWKDADSDFAGLVNLWRGFEEQRQALTASPLRNWCRRNFLNYLRLREWRDAHRQLSLICRDLQLTVNKEPADYPKFHKAILSGLLSQIGQKAEEGDYLGARQRRFWIHPSSGLGRKRPQWLMTAELVETTKLYARMVAKIDSDWIEPLAGHLIKKNHFEPHWEKKRGQVVAFEQITLFGLIVIGRRPVHYGPIDPVVSRELFIREGLVRGEINTRAKCLSANAKLLETLDELEAKARRRDILADEDTMYSFYEARIPAEIHQTATFDHWYKTESQKNPQLLIMREEDVLAREANEVTAAYYPDTLKLGDLTLPLTYHFEPNHPRDGVTLRVPAPLLLSLPAERLEWLVPGLLETKCIALVRNLPKAVRKNFVPVPDFIKAALQRITFGEGSLPQALGRELLRMTGARVSDEAWAEATQQLESHLKMNLEIVDGSGKFLGEGRELDELTARFAEASQAALAVPQTAKSQQPVEAKVFAPVAAKTQQNIAGLSMTVYPALVEEAGTVKEGRFSTAAEAEYQHRRALQRLLLQQLAEPAKFLRSKLPGQTELALLHRELGRIDALVEDILLASLDSCVLEGEPALPRDGAGLLALAERKRGAWTEHAERLAKLTLEILKLWHGLQKRFKGKINLAEAVALNDIKSQLGNLVYPGFVRETPAQWLKELPRYLKSIEMRLEKLPGQVQKDRVWSIELAGLWAQYQARASKHAQEGKRDPELTAYRWWLEEYRVSLFAQQLGTKMPVSDKRLSKQWGQVEG is encoded by the coding sequence ATGACCGATCAAACGCCCTCGATTGACCAACTCCTGAATAACCTCGACCACGCGATGATCAGCGATCGTCATCGCTTGCGTCGCCAGTCGCATGAGCTGCGCAAGAAGCCCGACGAGGCAAAGCTGGCGCAGTGGGTGGCCAAGGTGCAGGCGTCGTTTGCCCAGGTCACGGCGCGGCGCGACAGCGTGCCGGTGATTCGTTATGACGACAGCCTGCCCATTGCCGCCAAGCGCGACGAAATCAAAGAGGCGTTGCTCAAAAACCAGGTGCTGATCATTGCCGGTGAGACGGGCTCGGGTAAAACCACTCAGTTGCCGAAAATCTGCCTGGAAATCGGCCGCGGCCAACACGGCCTGATCGGCCATACCCAACCGCGCAGGATTGCGGCGCGCAGTGTCGGCAGCCGGGTTGCAGAAGAGCTGGGCACGCCGCTGGGTGCGCTGGTCGGCTATCAGGTCCGATTCGAAGACCAAAGCGACAGCAGCACCCTGATCAAGCTGATGACCGACGGCATCCTGCTGGCTGAAACCCAGCACGACCGCTTTCTTGAGCGCTACGACACGATCATCGTCGACGAAGCCCACGAACGCAGCCTGAACATCGACTTCCTGCTCGGCTACCTGAAAACCCTGCTGCCCCGTCGCCCGGACCTGAAAGTCATCATCACCTCGGCGACCATCGACTTGCAGCGCTTTTCCGAGCACTTCAACGACGCGCCTATCGTCGAGGTTTCCGGCCGGACCTTCCCGGTGGAAACCTGGTATCGCCCGCTGACCTCCCAGCAGGACGAGGAGGGCAACAGCGTTGAAGACGACCTGACCGTCGATCAGGCGATTCTCGCCACCCTCGACGAGCTGGCGGCTTTTGAGCGCAGCGAACGCAAGAGCCCCGGCGATGTGCTGGTGTTTCTGCCCGGCGAACGGGAAATCCGCGACGCTGCCGAAATGCTCCGCAAGGCGCAACTCAAACACACGGAAATCCTGCCGCTCTACGCGCGCCTGTCGCCTGCCGAGCAGCAGCGGATTTTCCAGTCACACCCCGGCCGTCGTGTGGTGCTGGCCACTAACGTTGCGGAAACCTCCCTGACCGTGCCAGGCATCCGTTACGTTATCGACACCGGCACCGCGCGCATCAGCCGCTACAGCTATCGCGCCAAGGTTCAGCGCCTGCCGATCGAAGCCGTGTCCCAGGCCAGCGCCAACCAGCGTAAAGGCCGTTGCGGCCGGGTCGAGCCGGGGCTGTGTGTGCGGTTGTACAGCGAAGAAGATTTCAACGGGCGTCCGGAATTTACCGACCCGGAAATCCTGCGCACTAACCTCGCCGCCGTGATCCTGCAGATGCTGCATCTGCGCCTAGGCGAGATCACCGACTTCCCGTTCATCGAACCGCCGGACGGCAAGGCCATCAGCGACGGTTTCAACCTGTTGCAGGAGCTGTCAGCGGTCAACCGCGAAAACCAGCTGACCCCGCTGGGCCGCCAATTGGCGCGCTTGCCGGTGGACCCGCGCATGGGTCGCATGTTGCTGGAAGCGGCGAAGCAGGGCAGTTTGCAGGAAGTATTGATCGTGGCCAGCGCCATGTCCGTGCAGGACGCTCGCGAGCGTCCACCGGAACGCCAGCAAGCGGCGGACCAGGCCCACGCACAATGGAAAGACGCCGACTCGGACTTCGCCGGTCTGGTCAATCTGTGGCGTGGCTTTGAAGAGCAGCGTCAGGCCTTGACTGCCAGCCCGCTGCGCAACTGGTGCCGCCGCAATTTCCTCAATTACCTGCGCCTGCGTGAATGGCGCGATGCTCATCGTCAGTTGAGCCTGATCTGCCGCGACCTGCAATTGACGGTCAACAAAGAGCCGGCCGATTACCCGAAATTCCACAAGGCGATCCTGTCCGGGTTGCTCAGCCAGATCGGCCAGAAAGCGGAAGAGGGCGATTACCTGGGTGCGCGGCAGCGGCGTTTCTGGATTCACCCGTCATCGGGTCTTGGTAGAAAACGTCCGCAATGGCTGATGACCGCCGAGCTGGTGGAAACCACCAAACTGTATGCACGCATGGTCGCCAAGATCGACTCCGACTGGATCGAACCTCTGGCCGGGCACTTGATCAAGAAGAACCACTTCGAACCCCATTGGGAGAAAAAGCGTGGTCAGGTCGTCGCGTTCGAACAGATCACCTTGTTTGGCCTGATCGTGATCGGTCGCCGGCCCGTGCATTACGGCCCGATTGATCCGGTGGTGTCCCGTGAGCTGTTTATCCGCGAAGGGCTGGTGCGTGGCGAGATCAATACCCGGGCCAAGTGCCTGAGTGCCAACGCCAAGCTGTTGGAAACCCTCGACGAACTGGAAGCCAAGGCCCGCCGTCGCGACATCCTGGCTGACGAAGACACGATGTACAGCTTCTACGAAGCACGCATCCCGGCGGAGATCCACCAGACCGCGACCTTTGATCATTGGTACAAAACCGAGAGTCAGAAGAACCCACAGCTGTTGATCATGCGTGAAGAAGACGTGCTGGCTCGCGAGGCCAACGAAGTCACTGCCGCTTACTACCCGGACACCCTCAAGCTGGGCGACCTGACCCTGCCGCTGACTTACCACTTCGAGCCCAACCATCCCCGCGATGGCGTCACACTGCGCGTGCCTGCGCCGCTGTTGCTTTCGCTGCCCGCCGAGCGTCTGGAGTGGCTGGTGCCGGGGCTGCTGGAAACCAAATGCATTGCCCTGGTGCGCAACCTGCCCAAGGCGGTCCGCAAGAACTTCGTGCCGGTGCCGGACTTCATCAAGGCGGCGTTGCAGCGCATTACCTTTGGCGAAGGTTCGCTGCCCCAAGCCTTGGGCCGCGAACTCCTGCGCATGACCGGTGCGCGGGTCAGCGACGAGGCCTGGGCCGAAGCGACGCAGCAGCTTGAAAGCCACTTGAAGATGAACCTGGAAATCGTCGACGGCAGCGGCAAGTTCCTCGGCGAAGGTCGCGAGCTGGACGAGTTGACCGCACGCTTTGCCGAGGCCAGTCAGGCTGCATTGGCGGTCCCGCAAACGGCGAAAAGCCAGCAACCGGTGGAGGCGAAAGTCTTCGCCCCGGTGGCGGCAAAAACTCAGCAGAACATCGCCGGGTTGTCCATGACGGTTTACCCGGCGCTGGTGGAAGAGGCGGGCACCGTCAAGGAAGGGCGCTTCTCCACCGCTGCCGAGGCGGAGTATCAGCATCGCCGCGCCTTGCAGCGTTTGTTGCTTCAACAGCTGGCCGAGCCCGCAAAGTTCCTGCGCAGCAAACTGCCAGGGCAAACCGAGCTGGCCTTGTTGCACCGGGAACTGGGGCGCATTGATGCGCTGGTCGAAGACATCCTGCTGGCCAGCCTCGACAGCTGCGTGCTGGAAGGCGAACCCGCGTTGCCGCGCGATGGCGCCGGGCTACTGGCCCTGGCCGAACGCAAACGCGGCGCCTGGACCGAACACGCTGAACGTCTGGCGAAGCTGACGCTTGAAATCCTCAAGCTCTGGCACGGTTTGCAGAAGCGCTTCAAAGGCAAGATCAACCTGGCCGAAGCCGTGGCACTCAACGACATCAAGTCGCAGCTGGGCAACCTGGTCTATCCGGGCTTTGTCCGCGAAACCCCGGCCCAGTGGCTCAAGGAACTGCCGCGCTACCTGAAATCCATCGAAATGCGCCTGGAGAAACTCCCCGGCCAGGTCCAGAAAGACCGGGTCTGGAGCATCGAGCTTGCAGGCTTGTGGGCGCAATACCAGGCCCGCGCCAGCAAACACGCCCAGGAAGGCAAACGCGACCCGGAACTCACCGCCTACCGCTGGTGGCTGGAGGAATACCGCGTCTCACTGTTCGCCCAGCAACTGGGCACCAAAATGCCGGTGTCCGACAAGCGTTTGAGCAAGCAGTGGGGGCAGGTGGAGGGGTAG
- the fadD1 gene encoding acyl-CoA synthetase: MIENFWKDKYPSGIAAEINPDEYPNVQAVLKQSCERFANKPAFSNLGQTLTYGELYEQSGAFAAWIQHHTDLQPGDRIAVQLPNVLQYPVAVFGAMRAGLTVVNTNPLYTAREMEHQFNDSGAKALVCLANMAHLAEKVVPKTGIKHVIVTEVADMLPPLKRLLINSVIKYVKKMVPAYHLPAAIKFNDVLNKGRGQAFTEASPASGDVAVLQYTGGTTGVAKGAMLTHRNLIANMLQCKALMGSNMNEGCEVVITPLPLYHIYAFTFHCMSMMLIGSHNILISNPRDLPAMVKELSKWKFSGFVGLNTLFVALCNSPEFRNLDFSALKVTLSGGMALQLAAAERWKEVTGCAICEGYGMTETSPVASCNPNQKIQIGTIGIPAPSTLCKVIDDAGNELPLGEIGELCIKGPQVMKGYWQRQEATDEMIDAEGWLKTGDIALIQPDGYMRIVDRKKDMILISGFNVYPNELEDVLATLPGVLQCAAIGVPDDKSGEAIKVFVVVKPGMTLTKDQVMEHMRANLTGYKVPRSVEFRDALPTTNVGKILRRELRDEELKKLGLKK, translated from the coding sequence ATGATTGAAAACTTCTGGAAGGACAAGTATCCGTCCGGCATTGCTGCCGAGATCAATCCTGACGAATACCCAAACGTCCAGGCCGTATTGAAGCAGTCTTGTGAGCGTTTCGCCAACAAGCCGGCCTTCAGCAATCTGGGCCAGACGCTCACTTATGGTGAGTTGTACGAGCAATCCGGCGCATTTGCGGCCTGGATTCAGCACCACACCGATCTGCAACCTGGCGACCGTATCGCCGTGCAGTTGCCCAACGTTCTGCAATACCCCGTCGCTGTTTTCGGTGCCATGCGCGCCGGGCTGACCGTGGTCAACACCAACCCGCTGTACACCGCGCGGGAAATGGAACACCAGTTCAACGACTCCGGCGCCAAGGCGTTGGTGTGCCTGGCGAACATGGCGCATCTGGCTGAAAAGGTCGTGCCCAAGACCGGCATCAAGCACGTGATCGTCACCGAAGTGGCGGACATGTTGCCGCCCCTCAAACGCCTGCTGATCAACAGCGTGATCAAGTACGTCAAAAAGATGGTCCCGGCGTATCACCTGCCTGCGGCCATCAAATTCAATGACGTGCTGAACAAAGGTCGTGGTCAGGCGTTCACCGAGGCGTCACCTGCCAGTGGCGACGTGGCCGTGTTGCAATATACCGGCGGCACCACGGGCGTCGCCAAAGGCGCCATGCTGACCCACCGCAACCTGATCGCCAACATGCTGCAGTGCAAGGCGTTGATGGGGTCGAACATGAACGAAGGCTGCGAAGTGGTCATCACGCCGCTGCCGCTTTATCACATCTACGCGTTCACCTTTCACTGCATGTCGATGATGCTTATCGGCAGCCACAACATTCTGATCAGCAACCCCCGCGACCTGCCCGCCATGGTCAAGGAACTGTCCAAATGGAAGTTCAGCGGTTTCGTGGGCCTCAATACGCTGTTCGTCGCGTTGTGCAACAGCCCTGAGTTCCGCAACCTGGACTTCTCGGCCCTCAAAGTCACGCTGTCCGGTGGCATGGCCCTGCAACTGGCCGCCGCCGAGCGCTGGAAGGAAGTGACCGGCTGCGCGATCTGCGAAGGTTACGGCATGACCGAAACCAGCCCAGTGGCCAGCTGCAACCCCAATCAGAAAATCCAGATCGGCACCATCGGCATCCCTGCGCCGTCGACGCTGTGCAAAGTCATCGACGACGCGGGCAACGAGCTGCCGCTGGGCGAGATCGGCGAGCTGTGCATCAAGGGACCGCAAGTCATGAAAGGCTACTGGCAGCGCCAGGAAGCCACCGATGAAATGATCGACGCCGAGGGCTGGCTCAAGACGGGCGATATCGCCCTGATCCAGCCAGACGGCTATATGCGCATCGTTGATCGCAAGAAAGACATGATCCTGATTTCCGGCTTCAACGTGTACCCCAACGAACTCGAAGATGTGTTGGCCACACTGCCCGGCGTGCTGCAATGCGCAGCCATCGGCGTGCCGGACGACAAATCCGGTGAGGCGATCAAGGTCTTCGTTGTGGTCAAGCCCGGCATGACCCTGACCAAGGATCAAGTCATGGAACACATGCGCGCCAACCTGACCGGCTACAAGGTCCCGCGCAGCGTCGAATTCCGCGACGCGCTGCCTACCACCAACGTCGGCAAGATCCTGCGCCGCGAATTGCGTGATGAGGAATTGAAGAAGTTGGGGTTGAAGAAGTAG
- the fadD gene encoding long-chain-fatty-acid--CoA ligase, producing MQPDFWNDKRPTGVTPGIDLHAYKSVVEVFERSCRKFADRPAFSNMGVTLTYAELDRHSAAFAAWLQQNTELKPGDRIAVQMPNILQYPIAVFGAMRAGLVVVNTNPLYTAREMRHQFKDSGARALVYLNLFGKLVQEVLPDTDIQYLIEVRMGDMQSAAKGWLVNTIVDKVKKMVPAYNLPQATLFKNALRLGRGHPVQTVPLTLENVAVLQYTGGTTGLAKGAMLSHGNLVANMQQVYACMSQHGNDGRPVFQEGKEIMIAPLPLYHIYAFTANCMCMMVSGNHNILITNPRDIGGFIKELGKWRFTAMIGLNTLFVAMMNHPDFKSLDFSSLKSTNSGGTALVKATAERWEQMTGCRIVEGYGLTETSPVASSNPYGDKSRLGTVGIPVPGTAMKVIDDEGNELPLGERGELCIKGPQVMLGYWNRPEATAEAMDADGWFKSGDIAVIDHDGFVSIVDRKKDLIIVSGFNVYPNEIEDVIMAHPGVANCAVIGVPDERSGEAVKLFVVPREGGVSVEELKLYCKENFTAYKVPKQIVLRDSLPMTPVGKILRRELRDIA from the coding sequence TGGGCGTGACCCTGACGTATGCGGAGCTGGACCGGCATTCGGCTGCCTTTGCTGCCTGGCTGCAGCAAAACACCGAGCTCAAGCCCGGTGATCGCATTGCCGTGCAGATGCCCAATATTCTGCAATACCCCATCGCTGTCTTCGGCGCCATGCGTGCCGGGCTGGTGGTGGTCAATACCAATCCGTTGTACACCGCGCGGGAAATGCGCCACCAATTCAAGGATTCCGGCGCCAGGGCGCTCGTCTATCTCAACCTGTTCGGCAAGCTGGTTCAGGAAGTCCTGCCCGATACCGACATCCAGTACCTGATCGAAGTGCGCATGGGGGACATGCAGTCTGCCGCCAAAGGCTGGCTGGTCAATACCATCGTCGACAAGGTCAAGAAGATGGTCCCGGCTTATAACCTGCCGCAGGCGACGTTGTTCAAAAACGCCCTGCGCCTTGGCCGTGGTCATCCCGTGCAGACGGTGCCCCTGACCCTTGAAAACGTTGCCGTGCTGCAATACACCGGTGGCACGACAGGCCTGGCCAAGGGCGCGATGCTCAGCCACGGCAATCTGGTAGCCAACATGCAGCAGGTTTATGCGTGCATGTCGCAACACGGCAATGACGGCAGACCGGTGTTTCAGGAAGGCAAGGAGATCATGATCGCGCCACTGCCGCTGTATCACATCTATGCATTCACGGCGAACTGCATGTGCATGATGGTCAGCGGCAACCACAACATTCTGATCACCAACCCTCGGGACATTGGCGGCTTCATCAAGGAACTGGGCAAGTGGCGTTTTACGGCGATGATCGGCTTGAACACGCTGTTCGTGGCGATGATGAACCACCCGGATTTCAAGTCGCTGGATTTCTCCAGCCTCAAGAGCACCAACTCCGGCGGCACGGCGCTGGTCAAGGCCACTGCCGAGCGCTGGGAGCAGATGACGGGCTGCCGGATTGTCGAAGGCTACGGCCTGACCGAAACTTCGCCGGTGGCGAGCTCCAACCCTTATGGCGACAAATCCCGCCTGGGTACAGTGGGGATTCCGGTGCCGGGTACGGCCATGAAAGTCATCGACGATGAAGGCAACGAGTTGCCCCTGGGCGAGCGTGGCGAACTGTGCATCAAGGGCCCGCAGGTCATGCTTGGTTACTGGAATCGCCCGGAGGCCACCGCCGAAGCCATGGACGCAGACGGGTGGTTCAAGAGCGGCGACATTGCCGTGATCGACCACGACGGGTTCGTGAGCATTGTTGATCGCAAAAAAGACCTGATCATCGTCTCCGGCTTCAATGTTTACCCCAATGAGATCGAAGACGTCATCATGGCCCACCCGGGTGTGGCCAACTGCGCAGTCATCGGCGTGCCTGATGAGCGTTCAGGTGAAGCGGTGAAGCTGTTTGTCGTTCCGCGTGAAGGGGGTGTCAGCGTTGAAGAGCTCAAGCTGTACTGCAAAGAGAACTTCACCGCCTATAAAGTCCCCAAGCAAATCGTGTTGCGCGACTCGCTGCCCATGACGCCAGTGGGCAAGATCCTCAGGCGGGAGTTGCGCGATATCGCTTAA